The Sandaracinus amylolyticus genomic interval CACGACGACGAGTTCGTAGACGATCGCGACCTTGCCGGGCGCGGGACGCAGCACGCGCCCGACCCGCTGCACGTGCTCGCGCGCGCCGAGCGCGCCGCCCGCGATGATCGCGATCTCCGCCCCGGGCACGTCGACGCCTTCGTTGAGCACGCGCGCCGAGACGAGCGCGCGCAGCCGTCCTTCGCGGAGATCCGTGATCGCACGCTCTCGCTCACGACGCCCGATGTCGCACGTGATCGGCATGATCAAGTGCGTGCGCGCGACGTCGTACGCGGATGCGTTGTCCTCGGTGAACACCAGCGTGCGCTCGCCACGGTGCCGCTCGATCAGCGTCGCCAGCGCGTGTCGTTTCGCCTCCGCGTGCGTCGTGATCCGGCGCGCGGCGCGCAGCGCGGCGAGCGCCCGGACGCCCGCTTCGGTCTGCGTCGCGAGCGCGACGATCTCGGGCCAGCTCGCGCCGGGGCGCGCCTGGAGGATCGGATCGACGACGGCGTGGAACGTCTGCTTCTCCGCGTCGTACGCGCGCTGCTCGTCGCGCGTCAGCCGCAGATGGAGCACGACGTGCTGGAGCTCGGCGAGCCAGCGCCCCGTCAGCTCGGCGGTGGTCGAGCGCGCGACGACCGAGCCGACGCGCTCCTCGATGCGCACGCGCGCACGATCGTCCTCGTTCATCGTCGCGGTGAGCCCGAGGCGCGCGGGCGCGATCGACATCTCGAGCAGGTCGTCG includes:
- a CDS encoding DEAD/DEAH box helicase, which encodes MRIDYDRGTLLLTAEPERAAALPHVRWDPRVGRHRAPASAYAEIVAALRDVRFDDRVRAPSPAPPPDLASPELRPYQQAALDAWEAANRRGIVVLPTGAGKTRVGAAAIARTSARTLVLAPTRVLVEQWLRTLSELGLGPLGQWGDGKHELAPITVATYEGALRAAPDLGACFELLVIDEVHHFGHGARDDLLEMSIAPARLGLTATMNEDDRARVRIEERVGSVVARSTTAELTGRWLAELQHVVLHLRLTRDEQRAYDAEKQTFHAVVDPILQARPGASWPEIVALATQTEAGVRALAALRAARRITTHAEAKRHALATLIERHRGERTLVFTEDNASAYDVARTHLIMPITCDIGRRERERAITDLREGRLRALVSARVLNEGVDVPGAEIAIIAGGALGAREHVQRVGRVLRPAPGKVAIVYELVVVGTSERRRAARRIAALGLVEARP